Proteins encoded together in one Ipomoea triloba cultivar NCNSP0323 chromosome 4, ASM357664v1 window:
- the LOC116015407 gene encoding uncharacterized protein LOC116015407, which produces MLADEAKTLLGFPPNCRPSPSQVKAAYRRKVWETHPDRFPAHEKSNAECKFKMICEAYSCLCSGARVQSSHTDSYSYVVRTGVPRTYGGRRNQRLVGFPFLFIIVGTVALAGSNVARAYRKEKQAYPSHNPFLP; this is translated from the exons ATGCTGGCCGACGAGGCAAAAACCTTGCTAGGTTTTCCCCCAAATTGTCGTCCCTCCCCATCTCAG GTTAAAGCTGCCTATAGAAGGAAGGTATGGGAAACTCACCCTGATCGCTTTCCTGCTCACGAAAAATCAAATGCAGAATGTAAATTCAAGATG ATTTGTGAAGCATACAGTTGCCTGTGCTCTG GAGCAAGAGTGCAAAGTTCTCACACAG ACTCATACTCGTATGTTGTGCGAACTGGAGTTCCAAGAACATATGGAGGAAGAAGGAACCAGCGACTGGTTggatttcctttcctttttataATTGTAGGTACAGTTGCGCTGGCAGGATCAAATGTGGCCAG GGCCTACAGAAAGGAAAAGCAGGCTTATCCTTCTCATAATCCTTTTCTCCCCTGA